A genomic stretch from Arachis stenosperma cultivar V10309 chromosome 3, arast.V10309.gnm1.PFL2, whole genome shotgun sequence includes:
- the LOC130965473 gene encoding protein WHAT'S THIS FACTOR 9, mitochondrial-like codes for MQILIWNEPQVFHSFSLSKFKLVDNFDFTSKLSVQRAMLLSPLIWKLKRLLNISLVKKLKEAIGVVDNVAMEMIGQRRREMMTTTEKDFKQAISFKNEIVLSTSKSLSLYNASLLKEPLNLFMTTTKFIDKYHCIFMQFQPDRGFPPHVKLTPHALCLHKEEMDIHKCLINHVDIVHRIARLLMLAGMGKLPLYVIEKLKWDLGLPHDYVKTLLADYPDYFDVCSLEDPLSRKVVLIRKHPLMGMRLRIAQKRGRKRSLALMVADGGATVRR; via the exons atgcaaattctcatttgGAATGAACCCCAAGTGTTTCATTCCTTCTCTCTCTCGAAGTTCAAGCTGGTAGACAACTTCGACTTCACATCCAAGCTATCAGTACAACGAGCAATGTTGTTGTCGCCGCTCATATGGAAACTGAAGCGATTACTGAACATTAGTTTGGTGAAGAAGCTGAAGGAAGCGATTGGAGTGGTGGACAATGTGGCCATGGAGATGATAGGgcagaggaggagggagatgaTGACGACGACAG AGAAAGATTTTAAACAGGCCATTTCCTTCAAGAATGAAATAGTTTTATCTACTTCCAAATCTCTTTCCTTATACAATGCTTCTCTGTTGAAAGAACCCCTCAACCTTTTCATGACAACCACCAAATTTATAGACAAGTATCATTGTATTTTCATGCAATTCCAACCGGATCGTGGCTTCCCTCCACATGTTAAACTCACACCTCATGCTTTATGCCTACACAAAGAAGAAATGGATATCCACAAATGTCTCATTAACCATGTAGACATTGTTCATAGGATTGCAAGGCTTCTGATGCTTGCTGGTATGGGAAAATTGCCACTTTATGTAATTGAGAAGCTAAAATGGGATCTGGGTCTTCCTCATGATTATGTGAAGACTCTTTTGGCCGATTATCCTGATTATTTTGATGTTTGTAGCCTCGAAGATCCATTATCCAGAAAGGTTGTCCTGATTAGGAAGCATCCATTAATGGGTATGAGATTGAGGATCGCTCAAAAGAGAGGAAGGAAGAGGTCGCTGGCGTTGATGGTGGCTGACGGAGGCGCGACTGTGCGGCGGTGA
- the LOC130968408 gene encoding uncharacterized protein LOC130968408, with protein sequence MIQNADMKLESGTCNVCSAPCSSCIHLSRALTRPKAKEFSDENCHLGEANQFSTDEGDQSSRRSRTCERLNHASSETGNMLSVNSSHESLSENAESTRVLSEKYRDAKFLEGLDDNASCISRTSDADLIPVINGNTAVLSTRVYPKSESDSDSDVGNVKDKNHKVPVRDGLHEKQGEQVKSPVKPEAHSEDESDDSDVEHDVKVCDICGDAGREELLAVCSRCSDGAEHTYCMREMLEKVPEGDWLCEECKYAQETENQKLGKINSTALISGKRPLESEELAKAVKKQALESNIGSPKGSSPKRVFPLSRESSFKNLDKGKLKSGYHSSICNHPDGSDRELARSLSAGPRSQTTKSTLLKSNSFNTNSNPRVKLVDEVPQKKKGGSEHASKDSEAPRQIISKSTSFKSSNLSSSNATESKVKMLTSKSGTTQDLKGSRLTKESDRKFLSRVDQPVVCSTISKPIGDHKLSPHGETSKPSAVNNRERKVNPDVRSNSLSKSKNNINRKSSAPLFSAERIATSGEETQLDGAPQSIEFSNQIDNAKDSSIDHVSSGLTNASGSSIFHKSKDFGHATECRGVANREEFSLEGSTTAPNSSKDKIHKDNRLKAAIQAALLRRPEICKKKEVPDRTDEFSTSGRDLNSEVSSQDQSIVINTRKNILSTEETKARQEILHNPTFETPSSNGSKPVSFGPIQPRKLESVGPDPGNPVVRDFQNQALAVSSVLSQIAVFPEHQFIWQGVFQVHRYGKLPNLYTGIQAHLSTCASPKVLEVVNKFLPEVSLDEVSRLSTWPSQFHQGGAREDNIALYFFAEDIESYRRHYKGLLDHMIRNDLALKGSFDGVELLIFPSNQLPENSQRWNMLFFLWGVFRGHRMNNFDSARKVCIPSLNAVPVEKDFPTSVMNLSETHSSLKRMDEQSIACGRTCSAVLPSTSIGEGPNVFHGDFDIKETSDEACLASQVNLHRQDSRINTESTLEIPSSSGQLCQELHSAGSSPKDGQQRVPTPPEAMRTLVSNRIVETNNDYDISVKQENSLSSGIPSAEKQETDAASNTSENQISERINHDEDQHRPKRKLIEEDLNISIEATLQEDPSITIINCQQTNDKKVQHIDVSNAVLKASTDSYQKLPWDKVNGKLEDGESSSKKLKSGLTDIYGSCSSGGRESSNGSFTAHANHPGTFSSVENLGTMERTFFPVDSHKKNDSQLMLNGMPLEGSCEYEGQFQVGIPNLELALGGKIKPQPLPVPAPPHKGMFPFLVGAVDKKNNQKKPPEVVGDEQEGDNSVAASLSLSLSFPSSNKEPVKPAPKAEHSTDGHHVNTPFLLFGRYTDK encoded by the exons ATGATCCAGAACGCTGATATGAAACTCGAGTCAGGGACTTGTAACGTTTGCTCAGCTCCTTGTTCGTCCTGCATTCATCTTAGTCGAGCTCTCACTCGACCAAAGGCCAAAGAGTTCTCTGATGAAAATTGTCACTTGGGGGAGGCCAATCAGTTTTCTACGGATGAGGGTGATCAATCTTCTCGTAGGAGCAGAACTTGTGAAAGATTGAATCATGCTAGCAGTGAAACCGGTAACATGCTTAGTGTTAATTCCAGTCATGAATCTCTGTCTGAAAATGCTGAAAGCACACGAGTTTTATCAGAGAAGTACCGGGATGCCAAATTTTTAGAAGGTCTTGATGACAATGCTTCTTGTATCAGTAGAACCAGTGATGCTGATTTAATACCTGTTATTAATGGCAATACTGCTGTGCTTTCGACAAGAGTATATCCAAAGTCAGAATCAGATTCAGATAGTGATGTTGGTAATGTGAAAGACAAAAATCATAAAGTTCCAGTCCGTGATGGACTGCATGAGAAGCAAGGGGAGCAGGTTAAATCACCAGTCAAGCCTGAAGCTCACTCTGAAGATGAGAGTGATGACTCAGATGTTGAGCATGAT GTAAAAGTTTGTGACATCTGTGGGGATGCTGGTCGGGAGGAGCTGCTTGCAGTATGTAGCAGGTGCAGTGATGGTGCAGAGCACAC CTATTGCATGCGAGAAATGCTTGAAAAGGTTCCAGAAGGAGACTGGTTATGTGAAGAATGCAAGTATGCTCAGGAGACTGAAAATCAAAAGCTGG GTAAAATTAATTCAACTGCACTTATCTCTGGAAAAAGGCCTCTTGAAAGTGAAGAATTGGCTAAGGCAGTAAAAAAGCAAGCTCTTGAGTCAAACATTGGGTCACCAAAGGGTTCAAGCCCCAAGAGAGTATTTCCACTGTCACGAGAGTCTTCATTCAAGAACCTTGATAAGGGAAAGTTGAAGTCTGGTTACCACAGCTCCATTTGTAATCACCCTGATGGCAGTGACAGAGAACTTGCTCGCTCTCTTTCAGCTGGTCCTCGAAGTCAAACAACAAAGA GTACATTGTTGAAGTCAAATTCATTCAATACGAATTCCAACCCAAGAGTCAAACTTGTTGATGAAGTCCCGCAAAAGAAGAAAGGGGGCAGCGAACATGCTTCTAAGGATAGCGAGGCACCAAGGCAAATAATTAGCAAATCTACATCATTCAAATCATCAAATTTGAGCAGTTCGAATGCCACTGAATCAAAAGTTAAAATGCTTACTTCTAAGTCTGGAACAACACAGGACCTGAAAGGATCAAGACTAACAAAAGAATCTGACAGGAAATTTCTCTCTAGGGTTGATCAGCCTGTGGTTTGTTCAACCATTTCCAAACCTATAGGTGACCATAAGCTTTCTCCTCATGGTGAGACCAGTAAACCTTCTGCAGTTAACAATCGAGAGCGTAAGGTCAACCCAGATGTGAGATCAAATTCATTATCTAAGTCTAAGAATAATATAAACCGCAAGAGTTCGGCACCTTTATTTAGTGCAG AAAGAATAGCAACCAGTGGTGAAGAAACTCAATTGGATGGGGCGCCTCAATCAATAgaattttcaaatcaaattgatAATGCCAAAGATAGTTCTATTGATCATGTGAGCTCTGGTCTTACTAATGCTTCTGGAAGCTCAATCTTTCACAAAAGTAAGGATTTTGGCCATGCAACAGAATGTCGTGGGGTTGCTAATAGAGAAGAATTCAGCCTCGAAGGATCAACCACTGCCCCAAACAGTTCAAAAGACAAGATACATAAAGATAATAGACTGAAAGCTGCAATCCAGGCAGCTTTGCTTAGAAGGCCTGAAATATGCAAGAAGAAAGAAGTACCTGATCGAACTGATGAATTTTCTACATCAGGCAGAGACTTGAATTCCGAAGTCAGTTCTCAGGATCAGTCGATTGTTATCAACACACGAAAGAATATTCTTTCTACTGAAGAAACAAAAGCGAGGCAGGAGATCCTTCACAACCCAACATTTGAAACTCCATCTTCCAATGGTTCGAAGCCAGTTAGCTTTGGTCCAATACAGCCAAGAAAGTTAGAATCTGTTGGTCCTGATCCTGGAAATCCTGTAGTGAGAGATTTCCAGAATCAAGCTTTGGCTGTCTCAAGTGTTCTTTCACAGATAGCAGTCTTTCCAGAACATCAATTCATCTGGCA AGGTGTCTTTCAAGTGCACAGATATGGAAAGCTACCTAACTTGTATACTGGAATTCAAGCACATTTATCCACATGTGCATCCCCCAAGGTTCTTGAGGTAGTGAACAAGTTTCTACCTGAAGTTTCCCTTGATGAAGTTTCTCGCTTGAGCACTTGGCCTTCACAATTTCATCAAGGCGGGGCTAGGGAAGATAATATCGCTCTTTACTTTTTTGCCGAAGACATTGAAAG TTATAGGAGACACTACAAGGGTCTACTGGATCACATGATTAGAAATGATTTAGCACTTAAAGGAAGTTTTGATGGTGTTGAACTTCTCATATTCCCATCTAATCAGCTTCCTGAAAATTCTCAGC GTTGGAATATGCTGTTTTTCTTATGGGGTGTATTTAGAGGACATAGGATGAATAATTTTGACTCTGCAAGAAAGGTTTGTATTCCCAGTTTGAACGCGGTGCCAGTTGAGAAGGATTTTCCAACTTCTGTCATGAATTTGTCTGAAACCCACAGCTCACTGAAGCGGATGGATGAACAATCAATTGCTTGTGGTAGAACATGCAGTGCAGTTCTCCCTTCCACTTCCATAGGTGAAGGCCCTAATGTTTTCCATGGGGATTTTGATATCAAAGAAACTAGTGATGAGGCATGTTTGGCTTCACAAGTAAACTTACATAGGCAAGATAGTAGAATCAACACTGAATCTACATTGGAGATTCCTTCAAGCAGTGGTCAGTTGTGCCAAGAATTGCATTCCGCAGGTTCATCCCCG AAAGATGGACAGCAGAGAGTCCCCACACCTCCTGAAGCAATGAGAACACTTGTAAGTAACAGGATTGTGGAAACAAATAATGACTATGATATTTCAGTCAAGCAAGAGAACTCTCTGTCTTCAGGGATTCCTTCTGCCGAGAAACAAGAGACAGATGCTGCAAGCAATACCTCTGAAAATCAAATTTCAGAGAGAATTAACCATGATGAAGATCAACATAGGCCTAAAAGGAAACTGATAGAAGAAGATCTCAATATTAGCATAGAGGCAACGCTTCAAGAAGACCCATCTATAACAATCATAAACTGTCAGCAAACTAATGATAAAAAAGTTCAGCATATAGATGTTTCAAATGCAGTTTTGAAGGCTTCCACAGATAGTTATCAGAAATTGCCTTGGGATAAGGTGAATGGAAAATTGGAAGATGGAGAAAGTTCCAGCAAGAAGCTCAAGTCAGGTTTAACTGATATTTATGGAAGTTGTAGTTCAGGAGGTAGGGAATCTTCCAATGGCAGTTTTACGGCCCATGCAAACCATCCTGGTACCTTCTCTTCAGTTGAGAACCTTGGAACCATGGAAAGAACCTTCTTTCCTGTTGATTCGCATAAGAAAAATGACTCGCAATTGATGCTCAACGGCATGCCACTGGAGGGGTCTTGTGAGTATGAGGGTCAATTTCAAGTTGGGATTCCAAATCTAGAGCTTGCTTTGGGGGGCAAAATAAAACCACAGCCACTGCCAGTTCCAGCGCCGCCCCATAAGGGTATGTTCCCTTTTCTCGTCGGAGCTGTAGACAAGAAAAATAACCAGAAAAAACCACCTGAAGTAGTTGGGGATGAGCAAGAGGGCGACAACAGTGTTGCTGCATCTCTTTCCCTGTCTCTATCATTCCCATCATCAAATAAGGAACCTGTCAAACCTGCTCCAAAAGCTGAACATTCGACTGATGGGCATCATGTGAATACTCCGTTTCTCCTTTTTGGGAGATACACAGACAAATAA
- the LOC130970779 gene encoding putative disease resistance RPP13-like protein 3 isoform X1, whose protein sequence is MADNVISFVLDNLSQLLAREANLLFGVDEKVRSLHRELRMINEHLQTPEGKTKKGVEKEVLRQIRDVAHEAEDVIDTFVVKVAMHKRRTKLGRMLHGFEHAKLLRDVAEKIDSIKATVNEIRDNKIKFTDVFQQESGSSSSTREDEKMRLLHKRRTNVEEHDVVGFVGESKAVIQLLKEESSQSNVVSIIGMGGLGKTTLARKVYNSGEVKSYFNCRAWVYVSNDCRVKELLLGLIKCLMPDPEYEHGRKKKGRKQKGMEKPGDLSSLSVDELKLMVRDFLTMKRYLVVLDDLWRTQDWDEIQDAFPNDNNGSKILVTSRLKEVTSRTSPYPRYYLQLLGYDESWELFSRKVFGGEECPSEIENLGKQMVKSCGGLPLSIVVLAGLLAKKEKSYREWFRVVGHVNWYLTRDETQVKDIVLKLSYDNLPTRLKPCFLYFGIYPEDFEIPVKPLLQRWVAEGFIQHYGSRSAEDVAEDYLYELIDHSLVQALRVNFNGDVKACRIHDLLRDLCISESKENMLFEVCTDSNILERSKPRRFSIQCCMYSYVSSSNNDHSCVRSLLCLDPPRYSFTPSEWKWLFKLFKLVRILDIKINIIKVPSNLGLFIHLRYLRIYPETDTLNVPDSICTLQNLQTLDIYSKYPFGVSNIYFRSGLWNLKQLRHLNSNGIIVLSGHHRSKVDDQVMLNLQTISYIKFNRRIACMLEKGKFPKLRNLGLQISSVDKDKVHELLSSLKRLIHLNKLRLSFKMKECKGPKPSNYYHMERQIGCKPIELLQSLQQLPYLTTLKVHEALDLATCDIAFPACITKLTLTGISFMKDDGMNAIGNLTRLRLLRLHGTGDFDDYFEINCTAGTFSELQGFEMQSLSIHNWKLGNGAMPCLQSLLIGYCDRLDNLPDELWSLTALRQVKVVEPSRALSLALGMLEMKDGCDLIIN, encoded by the coding sequence ATGGCAGATAATGTGATTTCGTTTGTCCTAGATAACTTGTCCCAATTGCTAGCACGCGAAGCTAATCTGCTATTTGGCGTGGACGAGAAGGTTAGATCCCTTCACAGAGAGCTCAGAATGATAAAcgagcatctccaaacccctGAAGGTAAAACCAAGAAAGGAGTAGAGAAAGAAGTTCTTCGCCAGATCAGAGATGTCGCTCACGAAGCTGAGGATGTCATCGACACCTTTGTTGTCAAAGTGGCTATGCACAAGCGTCGAACCAAGCTGGGGAGGATGCTCCATGGTTTTGAACATGCAAAGTTGCTGCGTGATGTGGCTGAAAAAATAGACAGCATCAAAGCCACTGTCAATGAAATAAGAGACAACAAGATCAAGTTCACCGATGTCTTCCAACAAGAGAGTGGATCATCATCTTCAACAAGAGAAGACGAGAAGATGCGGTTGCTGCACAAGAGGAGAACAAATGTGGAGGAACATGATGTTGTCGGTTTTGTTGGTGAATCCAAGGCAGTGATCCAGCTGCTTAAGGAAGAGAGTTCCCAAAGCAATGTTGTCTCCATCATCGGTATGGGTGGCTTGGGCAAGACCACCCTTGCCCGAAAGGTCTATAACAGCGGTGAGGTGAAGTCATATTTCAATTGTCGTGCATGGGTTTATGTGTCAAATGACTGCAGAGTTAAGGAGCTTTTGCTTGGTCTCATCAAGTGTTTGATGCCTGACCCTGAATATGAGCATGGGAGGAAAAAGAAGGGAAGGAAACAAAAAGGTATGGAGAAACCAGGTGATCTCTCTAGCTTGAGTGTGGATGAACTAAAGCTCATGGTGCGAGATTTCTTGACCATGAAAAGGTATCTGGTAGTCCTTGATGACCTCTGGAGGACTCAAGATTGGGATGAGATACAAGATGCTTTTCCAAACGACAATAATGGTAGTAAAATACTAGTTACTAGCCGTTTGAAAGAGGTGACATCACGTACGAGTCCGTATCCTCGTTATTACCTTCAATTACTCGGTTATGATGAAAGCTGGGAACTCTTTTCCAGGAAAGTGTTTGGAGGAGAAGAGTGTCCTTCTGAAATAGAGAATCTTGGCAAACAAATGGTCAAAAGTTGTGGGGGTTTGCCACTCTCGATTGTTGTTTTGGCAGGGTTATTGGCAAAGAAGGAGAAGTCATACCGGGAATGGTTCAGAGTGGTGGGACATGTCAACTGGTATCTTACTCGAGATGAGACCCAAGTTAAGGACATTGTACTCAAACTCAGCTACGACAACTTGCCTACAAGACTAAAGCCCTGCTTTCTGTATTTTGGGATCTACCCTGAAGATTTTGAGATACCTGTAAAGCCATTGCTTCAAAGATGGGTTGCTGAGGGATTTATTCAACACTATGGGTCAAGATCTGCAGAGGATGTTGCTGAAGATTACTTGTATGAGCTCATTGATCATAGCTTGGTTCAAGCATTGCGAGTGAACTTTAATGGAGATGTAAAGGCATGTCGCATCCATGATCTTCTTCGTGATCTTTGCATATCTGAGAGCAAAGAGAACATGCTTTTTGAAGTTTGCACAGATAGTAACATTTTAGAGAGATCAAAACCTCGCAGGTTTTCTATCCAATGCTGCATGTATAGCTATGTTTCTTCAAGCAACAATGACCATTCATGTGTCCGCTCTTTGCTTTGCCTTGACCCACCAAGGTATTCTTTTACCCCCAGTGAGTGGAAATGGCTTTTTAAATTGTTCAAGTTGGTTAGAATAttagatattaaaatcaatatcATCAAAGTCCCTTCCAACTTAGGTTTATTTATCCATTTAAGGTATTTAAGAATATACCCAGAAACGGATACCTTGAATGTTCCAGATTCAATATGCACGCTTCAAAATTTACAAACTCTGGACATATACAGTAAATATCCGTTTGGGGTTTCAAATATATATTTCCGCAGTGGACTATGGAACCTCAAACAACTTCGGCATTTGAATAGTAATGGAATCATCGTCCTAAGTGGCCACCATCGTTCAAAAGTAGATGATCAAGTTATGTTGAATCTTCAAACCATCTCTTACATTAAATTCAATAGACGAATTGCATGCATGTTAGAGAAAGGAAAGTTTCCCAAGCTACGAAATTTGGGTTTGCAAATCTCCTCTGTCGACAAAGATAAGGTGCATGAGTTGTTGTCAAGCCTAAAACGATTAATTCATCTGAACAAGTTGCGACTTTCCTTTAAAATGAAAGAATGTAAGGGCCCAAAGCCCTCAAACTACTATCACATGGAACGGCAGATCGGTTGCAAGCCAATTGAATTATTACAGAGCCTGCAGCAGTTGCCATATCTGACCACATTAAAAGTTCACGAGGCTTTGGACCTTGCAACGTGTGATATTGCATTTCCTGCATGCATTACAAAACTAACGTTGACAGGCATTAGCTTCATGAAAGATGATGGGATGAATGCCATTGGTAATCTTACTAGACTCCGACTTTTGAGATTGCATGGAACAGGTGATTTTGATGATTATTTTGAGATTAATTGCACTGCAGGCACTTTCTCAGAGCTCCAGGGTTTTGAGATGCAGTCTCTGAGTATTCACAACTGGAAATTAGGCAATGGTGCAATGCCATGCCTTCAAAGCCTGCTTATCGGATATTGTGACAGATTAGACAATCTCCCAGATGAACTGTGGTCGTTAACTGCCCTGAGACAAGTAAAAGTTGTGGAACCCTCCCGGGCATTGTCTCTTGCGCTAGGAATGTTGGaaatgaaggatggatgtgaccTCATAATTAATTAG
- the LOC130970779 gene encoding putative disease resistance RPP13-like protein 3 isoform X2: protein MADNVISFVLDNLSQLLAREANLLFGVDEKVRSLHRELRMINEHLQTPEGKTKKGVEKEVLRQIRDVAHEAEDVIDTFVVKVAMHKRRTKLGRMLHGFEHAKLLRDVAEKIDSIKATVNEIRDNKIKFTDVFQQESGSSSSTREDEKMRLLHKRRTNVEEHDVVGFVGESKAVIQLLKEESSQSNVVSIIGMGGLGKTTLARKVYNSGEVKSYFNCRAWVYVSNDCRVKELLLGLIKCLMPDPEYEHGRKKKGRKQKGMEKPGDLSSLSVDELKLMVRDFLTMKRYLVVLDDLWRTQDWDEIQDAFPNDNNGSKILVTSRLKEVTSRTSPYPRYYLQLLGYDESWELFSRKVFGGEECPSEIENLGKQMVKSCGGLPLSIVVLAGLLAKKEKSYREWFRVVGHVNWYLTRDETQVKDIVLKLSYDNLPTRLKPCFLYFGIYPEDFEIPVKPLLQRWVAEGFIQHYGSRSAEDVAEDYLYELIDHSLVQALRVNFNGDVKACRIHDLLRDLCISESKENMLFEVCTDSNILERSKPRRFSIQCCMYSYVSSSNNDHSCVRSLLCLDPPRYSFTPSEWKWLFKLFKLVRILDIKINIIKVPSNLGLFIHLRYLRIYPETDTLNVPDSICTLQNLQTLDIYSKYPFGVSNIYFRSGLWNLKQLRHLNSNGIIVLSGHHRSKVDDQVMLNLQTISYIKFNRRIACMLEKGKFPKLRNLGLQISSVDKDKVHELLSSLKRLIHLNKLRLSFKMKECKGPKPSNYYHMERQIGCKPIELLQSLQQLPYLTTLKVHEALDLATCDIAFPACITKLTLTGISFMKDDGMNAIGTFSELQGFEMQSLSIHNWKLGNGAMPCLQSLLIGYCDRLDNLPDELWSLTALRQVKVVEPSRALSLALGMLEMKDGCDLIIN, encoded by the exons ATGGCAGATAATGTGATTTCGTTTGTCCTAGATAACTTGTCCCAATTGCTAGCACGCGAAGCTAATCTGCTATTTGGCGTGGACGAGAAGGTTAGATCCCTTCACAGAGAGCTCAGAATGATAAAcgagcatctccaaacccctGAAGGTAAAACCAAGAAAGGAGTAGAGAAAGAAGTTCTTCGCCAGATCAGAGATGTCGCTCACGAAGCTGAGGATGTCATCGACACCTTTGTTGTCAAAGTGGCTATGCACAAGCGTCGAACCAAGCTGGGGAGGATGCTCCATGGTTTTGAACATGCAAAGTTGCTGCGTGATGTGGCTGAAAAAATAGACAGCATCAAAGCCACTGTCAATGAAATAAGAGACAACAAGATCAAGTTCACCGATGTCTTCCAACAAGAGAGTGGATCATCATCTTCAACAAGAGAAGACGAGAAGATGCGGTTGCTGCACAAGAGGAGAACAAATGTGGAGGAACATGATGTTGTCGGTTTTGTTGGTGAATCCAAGGCAGTGATCCAGCTGCTTAAGGAAGAGAGTTCCCAAAGCAATGTTGTCTCCATCATCGGTATGGGTGGCTTGGGCAAGACCACCCTTGCCCGAAAGGTCTATAACAGCGGTGAGGTGAAGTCATATTTCAATTGTCGTGCATGGGTTTATGTGTCAAATGACTGCAGAGTTAAGGAGCTTTTGCTTGGTCTCATCAAGTGTTTGATGCCTGACCCTGAATATGAGCATGGGAGGAAAAAGAAGGGAAGGAAACAAAAAGGTATGGAGAAACCAGGTGATCTCTCTAGCTTGAGTGTGGATGAACTAAAGCTCATGGTGCGAGATTTCTTGACCATGAAAAGGTATCTGGTAGTCCTTGATGACCTCTGGAGGACTCAAGATTGGGATGAGATACAAGATGCTTTTCCAAACGACAATAATGGTAGTAAAATACTAGTTACTAGCCGTTTGAAAGAGGTGACATCACGTACGAGTCCGTATCCTCGTTATTACCTTCAATTACTCGGTTATGATGAAAGCTGGGAACTCTTTTCCAGGAAAGTGTTTGGAGGAGAAGAGTGTCCTTCTGAAATAGAGAATCTTGGCAAACAAATGGTCAAAAGTTGTGGGGGTTTGCCACTCTCGATTGTTGTTTTGGCAGGGTTATTGGCAAAGAAGGAGAAGTCATACCGGGAATGGTTCAGAGTGGTGGGACATGTCAACTGGTATCTTACTCGAGATGAGACCCAAGTTAAGGACATTGTACTCAAACTCAGCTACGACAACTTGCCTACAAGACTAAAGCCCTGCTTTCTGTATTTTGGGATCTACCCTGAAGATTTTGAGATACCTGTAAAGCCATTGCTTCAAAGATGGGTTGCTGAGGGATTTATTCAACACTATGGGTCAAGATCTGCAGAGGATGTTGCTGAAGATTACTTGTATGAGCTCATTGATCATAGCTTGGTTCAAGCATTGCGAGTGAACTTTAATGGAGATGTAAAGGCATGTCGCATCCATGATCTTCTTCGTGATCTTTGCATATCTGAGAGCAAAGAGAACATGCTTTTTGAAGTTTGCACAGATAGTAACATTTTAGAGAGATCAAAACCTCGCAGGTTTTCTATCCAATGCTGCATGTATAGCTATGTTTCTTCAAGCAACAATGACCATTCATGTGTCCGCTCTTTGCTTTGCCTTGACCCACCAAGGTATTCTTTTACCCCCAGTGAGTGGAAATGGCTTTTTAAATTGTTCAAGTTGGTTAGAATAttagatattaaaatcaatatcATCAAAGTCCCTTCCAACTTAGGTTTATTTATCCATTTAAGGTATTTAAGAATATACCCAGAAACGGATACCTTGAATGTTCCAGATTCAATATGCACGCTTCAAAATTTACAAACTCTGGACATATACAGTAAATATCCGTTTGGGGTTTCAAATATATATTTCCGCAGTGGACTATGGAACCTCAAACAACTTCGGCATTTGAATAGTAATGGAATCATCGTCCTAAGTGGCCACCATCGTTCAAAAGTAGATGATCAAGTTATGTTGAATCTTCAAACCATCTCTTACATTAAATTCAATAGACGAATTGCATGCATGTTAGAGAAAGGAAAGTTTCCCAAGCTACGAAATTTGGGTTTGCAAATCTCCTCTGTCGACAAAGATAAGGTGCATGAGTTGTTGTCAAGCCTAAAACGATTAATTCATCTGAACAAGTTGCGACTTTCCTTTAAAATGAAAGAATGTAAGGGCCCAAAGCCCTCAAACTACTATCACATGGAACGGCAGATCGGTTGCAAGCCAATTGAATTATTACAGAGCCTGCAGCAGTTGCCATATCTGACCACATTAAAAGTTCACGAGGCTTTGGACCTTGCAACGTGTGATATTGCATTTCCTGCATGCATTACAAAACTAACGTTGACAGGCATTAGCTTCATGAAAGATGATGGGATGAATGCCATTG GCACTTTCTCAGAGCTCCAGGGTTTTGAGATGCAGTCTCTGAGTATTCACAACTGGAAATTAGGCAATGGTGCAATGCCATGCCTTCAAAGCCTGCTTATCGGATATTGTGACAGATTAGACAATCTCCCAGATGAACTGTGGTCGTTAACTGCCCTGAGACAAGTAAAAGTTGTGGAACCCTCCCGGGCATTGTCTCTTGCGCTAGGAATGTTGGaaatgaaggatggatgtgaccTCATAATTAATTAG